The following are encoded in a window of Phycisphaerae bacterium genomic DNA:
- a CDS encoding ABC transporter permease — translation MNWALFIESFHIAFREMSRHRTRSFLTMFGVIIGVGAIISVVSISQGAKKKIQGQIANLGSNMIIGVPGSTSASGVKAGTGSAVTLTIEDTQAIERECSAVSHCAPVARIICQAVSELGNWPAPVTGASCRYTAIRAWNVESGRELEPSDDDTAAKVCLIGKTTSEQLFGDMDPVGQRIRLKGTLIEIVGLLETKGQNPLGEDQDDTVVVPLNTFFRHLAGGDRPQAFVASAVDENQIDLAITQIKGLLRQRHRLGESEPDDFIIKSIEEYAEMAESTSNVMTALLVSIAAISLLVGGIGIMNIMLVTVMERTREIGIRMAVGATQRMILSQFIIESATLAGVGGILGVLMGFVGSIAISHLTGWPAIFSVPLIGGPFGFAVAIGLLFGLLPARRASSLKPVESLRHD, via the coding sequence ATGAACTGGGCACTCTTCATCGAGAGCTTCCACATCGCCTTCCGCGAGATGAGCCGCCACCGAACCCGCAGCTTCCTGACCATGTTCGGCGTCATCATCGGTGTCGGAGCGATCATCTCGGTCGTGTCGATCAGCCAGGGAGCCAAGAAGAAAATCCAGGGGCAGATCGCCAACCTCGGCAGCAACATGATCATCGGCGTGCCAGGCTCGACCAGTGCCAGCGGCGTCAAGGCCGGAACCGGATCGGCCGTCACCCTCACCATCGAAGACACCCAGGCCATCGAACGAGAATGCTCGGCGGTTTCGCATTGTGCCCCCGTCGCCCGCATCATCTGCCAGGCGGTCAGCGAATTGGGCAACTGGCCCGCCCCGGTCACCGGGGCCAGCTGCCGGTACACCGCCATCCGCGCCTGGAACGTCGAGAGCGGGCGCGAACTCGAGCCCAGCGACGATGACACGGCCGCCAAGGTCTGTCTCATCGGCAAGACCACCAGCGAGCAACTCTTCGGCGACATGGATCCGGTCGGCCAGCGGATCCGTCTCAAGGGCACGCTCATCGAGATCGTCGGCCTGCTCGAAACCAAGGGTCAGAATCCGCTCGGAGAGGACCAGGACGACACCGTGGTCGTCCCTCTCAATACCTTCTTTCGCCATCTGGCGGGCGGTGATCGACCCCAGGCGTTCGTCGCCTCAGCCGTCGATGAGAACCAGATCGACCTGGCCATCACCCAGATCAAGGGCCTGCTCCGCCAGCGCCACCGTCTGGGCGAAAGCGAACCGGACGACTTCATCATTAAGTCGATCGAGGAATACGCGGAAATGGCCGAGAGCACATCGAATGTCATGACCGCTCTGCTGGTAAGCATCGCGGCCATCAGCCTCCTGGTCGGCGGGATCGGCATCATGAACATCATGCTGGTCACGGTGATGGAGCGAACCCGGGAGATCGGCATCCGCATGGCCGTCGGGGCCACCCAGCGCATGATCCTCAGCCAGTTCATCATCGAGTCCGCGACGCTGGCGGGCGTCGGCGGCATCCTCGGCGTCCTCATGGGCTTCGTCGGGAGTATCGCGATTTCGCACCTCACCGGCTGGCCGGCCATCTTCTCCGTGCCGCTCATCGGCGGTCCCTTTGGCTTCGCCGTGGCGATCGGCCTGCTCTTCGGCCTGCTTCCGGCCCGGCGGGCTTCCTCCCTCAAGCCGGTCGAGTCTCTGCGGCACGACTGA
- a CDS encoding ABC transporter ATP-binding protein, giving the protein MSNIVELRDVHRVYDMGEVRVHALRGINLTIATGEAIAIMGASGSGKSTLLNILGCLDTPTSGVFWLDGERVDQMNEAQLAYCRRTKLGFVFQNFNLLRSGTSLENVELPMVYMGVPRREREKRARAALATVGLVDRMEHMPWQLSGGQQQRVALARALANRPPILLADEPTGNLDSKTSEEVLELLARLHRDEKLSLIVVTHDPDIAAYLHRIVILYDGRVVYDKPGPVAGGPPIPPIKSLGATLEEELRSEAAPATGGPT; this is encoded by the coding sequence ATGAGCAACATCGTCGAACTACGTGATGTCCACAGGGTCTACGACATGGGTGAGGTCCGTGTCCACGCCCTCCGGGGCATCAACCTCACCATCGCCACGGGAGAGGCCATCGCCATCATGGGGGCCAGCGGCTCGGGCAAAAGCACGCTCCTGAACATCCTCGGCTGCCTGGATACGCCAACCAGCGGGGTCTTCTGGCTGGATGGCGAGCGCGTCGACCAGATGAACGAGGCCCAGCTGGCCTACTGCCGGCGAACCAAGCTCGGTTTCGTGTTTCAGAACTTCAACCTCCTCCGCAGCGGCACTTCCCTGGAGAACGTCGAACTGCCCATGGTTTACATGGGCGTGCCTCGCAGGGAACGCGAGAAACGGGCCCGGGCGGCACTGGCGACCGTCGGCCTCGTGGATCGCATGGAACATATGCCCTGGCAGCTCTCCGGCGGCCAGCAGCAGCGCGTGGCCCTGGCCAGGGCACTCGCCAACCGCCCCCCTATCCTCTTGGCCGACGAGCCGACCGGAAACCTCGACTCCAAGACCAGCGAGGAAGTCCTGGAGCTCCTCGCCCGCCTGCACCGCGACGAGAAGCTCAGCCTCATCGTGGTCACCCACGATCCGGACATCGCCGCTTACCTCCACCGCATCGTGATTCTGTACGACGGCCGCGTCGTCTACGACAAGCCCGGCCCGGTGGCGGGAGGACCCCCGATTCCGCCGATCAAGAGCCTTGGGGCAACGCTCGAAGAGGAGCTTCGCTCGGAGGCGGCTCCCGCGACGGGAGGGCCGACCTGA
- a CDS encoding efflux RND transporter periplasmic adaptor subunit, translating to MFKRSVQLLIIAALGAGGWLGWKALNQKEEMEVRTTKAATGSLALSVSATGKLAPTTEVLIGCETSGTVESVLVEHNDRVKRGQELIRLKPELVQAELKQAEADVARIQAQLKQVQVQAKEAERQYQKAKSLQAGQAASPDELAMREAAREAAVADVAAAEASVKGAGSRVDLAKYHLDRTVITSPIDGVVIDRRVDVGQTVAAAFMAPELISLAEDLSHMKLLADVSESDVGYICPGQAATFKVNAYRDRTFTGTVRQIRNQPKTLGNVVTYTVTIDVENREQLLRPGMPADVTIEIVHRENALKIANSALRFRPPLPPTEIRHTLDALKWAPAPAPTPVIGKHPVETRPSEVSFTPPPLEPVKGTLWQYVSQKWQVVPVWTVFTDNRETIIAENSPVKAGDEFATEVRMHADGQSALQRAIMLARPENRQP from the coding sequence GTGTTCAAACGGTCCGTCCAACTTCTGATCATCGCGGCTTTGGGGGCCGGCGGCTGGCTGGGCTGGAAGGCCCTTAACCAGAAAGAGGAGATGGAAGTCCGCACCACCAAGGCCGCCACCGGCTCGCTCGCCCTGAGCGTCTCGGCAACCGGCAAACTCGCTCCGACAACGGAGGTACTGATCGGCTGCGAGACCTCGGGCACGGTCGAGAGCGTTCTAGTCGAACACAACGACCGGGTCAAACGTGGGCAGGAGCTGATCCGGCTCAAGCCTGAGCTCGTCCAGGCCGAGCTCAAACAAGCCGAGGCCGACGTCGCTCGTATCCAGGCCCAGCTCAAGCAGGTCCAGGTCCAGGCCAAAGAGGCGGAACGCCAGTATCAGAAAGCCAAGAGTCTGCAGGCCGGCCAAGCCGCGAGTCCGGACGAGCTCGCCATGCGAGAGGCCGCCAGGGAAGCTGCCGTCGCAGACGTCGCCGCCGCCGAGGCCAGCGTCAAAGGGGCCGGGAGCCGCGTCGATCTGGCCAAGTACCACCTTGACCGGACCGTGATCACTTCCCCCATCGACGGCGTCGTCATCGACCGCCGGGTGGACGTCGGCCAGACCGTCGCGGCGGCGTTCATGGCTCCCGAACTGATTTCCCTGGCCGAGGATCTCTCCCACATGAAGCTCCTCGCGGACGTCAGCGAATCCGACGTCGGGTACATCTGCCCCGGCCAGGCTGCCACCTTCAAGGTCAACGCCTACCGGGACCGGACCTTCACCGGCACCGTGCGGCAGATTCGCAACCAGCCCAAGACCCTGGGCAACGTGGTCACCTACACCGTCACCATCGATGTCGAAAACCGTGAGCAGCTCCTTCGCCCGGGCATGCCCGCCGATGTCACCATCGAAATCGTGCACCGCGAGAACGCCCTCAAGATCGCCAACTCGGCCTTGCGATTCCGACCCCCGCTGCCGCCAACCGAGATCCGCCACACGTTGGACGCCCTCAAATGGGCCCCCGCACCGGCGCCCACCCCGGTGATCGGAAAACACCCCGTCGAGACACGCCCCAGCGAGGTCAGCTTCACGCCACCGCCCCTCGAGCCGGTCAAGGGCACACTGTGGCAGTACGTCAGCCAGAAATGGCAGGTCGTGCCGGTCTGGACCGTCTTCACCGACAACCGCGAAACCATCATTGCCGAGAACAGCCCGGTCAAAGCCGGCGATGAGTTCGCCACCGAGGTCCGCATGCACGCGGACGGGCAGAGCGCCCTGCAACGCGCGATCATGCTCGCCCGGCCGGAGAACCGCCAGCCCTGA
- a CDS encoding 3-oxoacyl-ACP synthase III family protein, translated as MNPQLKRVSIVGTGSFLPNDPVPNSRLDEVLGPLTDAPERVKSFMETIGTRMLANSGVEFRHFAIDTKTRKLTHTVASLGEEAVRRALDAAGIKPTDVDLLILASSNYDETTPPTSALLQERLGIETCAEMEVHSNCSGVGKAIQIAYDALRVGRYKTAVAVYPQLSSVYLRREYLNQPFMTKKQAALRYILADGAGAVVLQAVDAPAGKAVPHELLGTFVESVGGKRSPGMTAGGGVGNLVEPDKQIVHMWKQGLHHLDQDFAAVNRDAARTLHEGVVRMIAQLGIDPKSVSQCVFSIPTRQLYEDGVGPFMEFFGLTRNEIKFRACNTGYCGGASLLLHFDEIARNGELKTGDVVVVHSVESSKWMTAGFVVRW; from the coding sequence GTGAACCCCCAGTTGAAGCGTGTTTCCATTGTCGGTACCGGTTCGTTCCTGCCGAACGATCCCGTTCCCAACAGTCGGCTTGACGAGGTGTTGGGACCGCTGACCGACGCTCCCGAGCGGGTCAAATCCTTCATGGAGACGATTGGGACGCGCATGCTGGCCAACAGCGGGGTGGAGTTCAGACACTTCGCGATCGACACCAAGACTCGGAAACTCACCCACACGGTTGCCTCTCTGGGCGAGGAAGCGGTCCGCCGGGCGTTGGACGCGGCGGGCATCAAGCCGACCGATGTAGATCTGCTGATTCTGGCGAGTTCCAACTATGACGAAACTACGCCACCCACATCGGCTTTGCTGCAAGAGCGTTTGGGGATTGAGACGTGTGCCGAGATGGAGGTTCACTCGAACTGTTCAGGGGTGGGTAAAGCCATCCAGATCGCCTATGACGCTCTTCGGGTAGGGCGGTACAAGACGGCGGTGGCGGTTTACCCTCAGCTCTCCAGTGTCTATCTCCGCCGCGAGTACCTCAACCAGCCGTTCATGACCAAGAAGCAGGCGGCGTTGAGGTATATTCTGGCCGATGGGGCCGGGGCGGTGGTGTTGCAGGCGGTGGACGCTCCTGCCGGCAAGGCGGTTCCACACGAGCTGCTCGGGACTTTCGTTGAGTCGGTGGGCGGCAAACGATCGCCGGGCATGACTGCCGGTGGCGGTGTGGGCAACCTGGTGGAGCCCGACAAGCAGATCGTTCACATGTGGAAGCAGGGGCTGCACCATCTGGATCAGGATTTTGCCGCGGTTAACCGGGATGCTGCGCGGACACTGCATGAGGGCGTCGTGCGAATGATCGCCCAGTTGGGCATCGATCCCAAGAGCGTCTCGCAATGCGTGTTCTCGATTCCAACCCGGCAGCTGTATGAGGACGGCGTCGGGCCGTTCATGGAGTTCTTTGGGCTCACCCGCAACGAGATCAAGTTTCGTGCCTGCAACACCGGCTACTGCGGTGGTGCTTCGCTTCTCCTGCACTTTGATGAGATCGCCCGGAACGGCGAACTGAAGACGGGGGACGTGGTTGTTGTTCACTCCGTCGAGTCGAGCAAGTGGATGACTGCCGGCTTCGTTGTGAGGTGGTAG
- a CDS encoding isoprenylcysteine carboxylmethyltransferase family protein — MADAGHRGGGGSAPARQGIRAWLDSIPLTARMIFYAIFFLAGVLVGLPYLAYQIDVHLPACRIDIGVFRYVGVAVFVFFFIIYARGSYTLTRLGRGAYVEFDPPKEFVATGPFRWCRNPIAGSVVGMILGEAVAFSSVGIFLLFLVAIPLAHLQVVLLEEPLLEKRFGSAYNDYRARVPRWFPRLPGSEGPP, encoded by the coding sequence ATGGCGGATGCCGGCCACCGCGGGGGAGGGGGTAGCGCCCCAGCCAGGCAGGGCATCAGGGCGTGGCTGGACTCCATACCGCTGACTGCCCGGATGATCTTCTACGCGATCTTTTTCCTCGCCGGTGTTCTCGTCGGATTGCCCTATCTTGCCTATCAGATCGACGTGCATCTTCCTGCGTGCCGTATCGATATCGGCGTGTTTCGCTATGTTGGCGTGGCGGTTTTCGTGTTTTTCTTCATCATCTACGCTCGCGGCTCGTACACGCTGACCCGGCTGGGGCGCGGGGCCTACGTCGAGTTCGACCCGCCCAAGGAGTTCGTGGCGACTGGTCCGTTCCGCTGGTGCCGAAACCCGATTGCCGGATCCGTGGTGGGCATGATTCTCGGCGAGGCTGTGGCGTTCTCGTCCGTCGGCATCTTCCTGCTGTTCCTGGTCGCGATTCCCCTTGCCCATCTGCAGGTGGTCCTGCTGGAGGAACCCCTGCTGGAGAAGCGATTTGGATCGGCCTACAACGACTATCGGGCTCGTGTGCCGCGCTGGTTTCCGCGGCTTCCCGGAAGCGAGGGCCCCCCGTGA
- a CDS encoding NAD(P)-dependent oxidoreductase has translation MIVALTGGTGFLGQALIRFLVPAAEQVRALVRRPADEDRIRSWGAVPVRGDLVVPGGCDGLVGKGNILIHSAARVDLTGTWAEFRETTVEGTRRLLTAALPQQPARVVYVSSAVVYSPAAQSSPMCAERTPVEPASFNYYGRAKLEAENLVREQCDRVGCPWTIVRLGFLYGPENRAMESHFMPLIKGRWLFIVGSGENRIATLYVDDAARAVVLVATSQAPANRIYDVASDEPVNQCQFLDGTCDAMGLPRSRQQVGCGLARFFSGAVDLCSRITGKRFSFSRAMVALMSADQVIDAGRIRRELGWRPEVTFEKGIRLTRQWWLRTH, from the coding sequence GTGATTGTGGCACTGACCGGCGGCACGGGCTTCCTGGGCCAGGCCCTGATCCGGTTCCTGGTGCCCGCCGCCGAGCAGGTGCGTGCGCTGGTGCGCCGGCCTGCGGACGAAGATCGGATTCGCTCGTGGGGCGCCGTCCCCGTTCGCGGCGATCTGGTCGTGCCTGGCGGATGCGACGGACTGGTGGGCAAGGGCAACATCCTGATTCACTCGGCGGCCCGTGTTGATCTCACCGGTACCTGGGCCGAGTTCCGTGAGACCACTGTGGAGGGGACGCGCCGCCTCCTCACCGCCGCGCTTCCCCAACAGCCGGCCCGGGTGGTTTACGTCAGTTCGGCGGTAGTTTACTCCCCCGCCGCCCAAAGCTCGCCGATGTGTGCCGAGCGGACTCCAGTCGAACCCGCCTCGTTCAACTACTACGGCCGGGCGAAGCTCGAGGCCGAGAATCTGGTTCGCGAGCAGTGCGATCGGGTGGGGTGTCCGTGGACGATCGTTCGCCTCGGTTTCCTGTACGGCCCGGAGAACCGGGCGATGGAGAGCCACTTCATGCCGCTGATCAAGGGGCGATGGCTGTTCATCGTCGGCAGCGGAGAGAACCGCATTGCGACGCTGTACGTCGATGACGCGGCCCGGGCGGTGGTGCTGGTCGCCACGAGCCAGGCACCTGCGAACCGGATCTACGACGTCGCCAGCGACGAGCCGGTCAACCAGTGCCAGTTTCTGGACGGGACATGTGACGCGATGGGTTTGCCTCGGTCCCGACAGCAGGTGGGGTGCGGGCTGGCTCGTTTCTTCAGCGGGGCGGTGGATCTGTGCTCTCGGATCACGGGCAAGAGGTTCTCGTTCTCTCGGGCGATGGTGGCCCTGATGTCCGCCGACCAGGTCATCGACGCGGGCCGCATTCGCAGGGAACTCGGCTGGCGGCCGGAGGTGACCTTCGAAAAAGGCATCCGGTTGACTCGCCAATGGTGGCTGCGGACGCACTGA